From Mucilaginibacter rubeus, a single genomic window includes:
- a CDS encoding isopenicillin N synthase family dioxygenase: MSTVNIPRLDLNTYINGSAEERKQFSNDIGKAFNETGFVTITNHGLSKELIDKLYEQVKALFALPDAVKQQYEIPGLAGQRGYTGKGKETAKGFKTPDLKEFWQIGQTVTDDDALKAQYPENVQVNELSEFNPTTIEVYKKLEAAGKHLLRAIAVYLELPENYFDDKVHNGNSILRNLHYFPILDPDSVPDDAVRAGAHEDINLITLLIGASADGLELLTRDNTWFPVKAYGEDLVVNVGDMLQRLTNNKLKSTTHRVVNPPRELMKFSRFSVPFFLHPKSGMDLTSLDSCIDEQHPKLYTDITAGEYLDERLREIGLKM; the protein is encoded by the coding sequence ATGAGTACAGTTAATATTCCACGTCTGGATCTGAATACCTATATAAACGGCTCAGCCGAAGAACGCAAACAATTTTCGAACGATATTGGTAAAGCTTTTAATGAAACCGGGTTTGTTACCATCACCAACCATGGTTTGAGCAAAGAACTGATAGACAAACTTTACGAACAGGTAAAAGCTTTATTTGCCCTGCCCGATGCCGTAAAACAACAATATGAAATTCCTGGTTTGGCAGGTCAGCGCGGCTATACCGGCAAAGGCAAAGAAACCGCCAAAGGTTTTAAAACGCCGGATTTGAAAGAGTTTTGGCAAATCGGTCAGACAGTGACCGATGACGACGCGCTTAAAGCTCAATACCCGGAAAATGTACAGGTGAACGAACTCTCTGAGTTTAACCCAACCACTATCGAAGTATACAAGAAACTGGAGGCAGCAGGCAAACATTTACTGCGTGCCATAGCCGTTTATCTGGAATTACCTGAGAATTATTTCGACGATAAGGTGCACAATGGTAATTCGATCCTGCGTAACCTGCATTACTTCCCAATATTGGATCCGGATTCGGTACCTGATGATGCCGTACGTGCAGGTGCTCACGAAGATATTAACCTTATTACGCTGTTAATAGGCGCCAGCGCCGACGGACTCGAACTGCTAACCCGCGATAATACCTGGTTCCCGGTTAAAGCCTATGGTGAGGACCTGGTGGTTAACGTTGGCGATATGCTGCAGCGTTTAACCAACAATAAACTGAAATCAACCACCCACCGTGTAGTGAACCCGCCGCGTGAGCTGATGAAGTTTTCCCGCTTTTCGGTGCCGTTTTTCCTGCACCCAAAATCAGGTATGGACTTAACCAGCCTTGATTCATGTATTGATGAACAGCATCCTAAACTATATACTGATATTACCGCAGGTGAATACCTGGATGAACGTTTGAGAGAGATTGGATTGAAAATGTAG
- a CDS encoding DUF6600 domain-containing protein, which yields MKFINKICGISLIAFLIMLAAPNMSKAQEGGYVSDQEFYDELDPYGTWVNDPQYGNVWVPDAGDDFRPYATRGHWVVTDYGNTWVSDYEWGWAPFHYGRWRYDDYYGWEWIPGHEWAPAWVSWRHGGGYYGWAPLQPGISISISFGNSYNVPDNYWVCAPQAYINRPNIYNYYAPRTRVVNIIHNTTIINNTYVNNNRTYVTGPRINEIRQVTNNRNVRVYNITNVNRPNGGGRVVNNTVNIYRPEIRKAPDARPARVVNAAAYRQQNPNNGIASRQAGNANINRNNAARLREVARNEKPDNKVVQVNRPGPAARPNPANGSRPNQPNARPGDNQAQRQQQAQQRLQQQQSQRQQQLDQKQNDQTQRQQQQQAQRQQQLQQRQQEQKARGEQQQRPQSQVDQQAQRQQQTRQRQQQQQAQREQQLQQRQQQQQQQQAQRQQQEQQRQQQQQAQRQQQEQQRQQQQQAQRQQQEQQRQQQQQAQRQQQEQQRQQQQQAQRQQQEQQRQQQQQAQRQQQEQQRQQQQQAQQAQRQQQQQQRQQQQQAQRQQQEQQRQEQQRQQQERRPANR from the coding sequence ATGAAATTCATCAATAAAATATGCGGTATCAGCTTAATAGCATTTTTAATAATGCTTGCCGCACCAAACATGAGTAAAGCCCAGGAAGGAGGCTATGTATCCGACCAGGAATTTTACGACGAACTTGATCCTTATGGCACCTGGGTAAACGACCCGCAATATGGTAACGTTTGGGTACCCGATGCGGGCGACGATTTCAGGCCATACGCTACCCGCGGTCACTGGGTAGTTACTGATTATGGTAATACCTGGGTATCTGATTATGAATGGGGCTGGGCACCATTTCACTATGGACGCTGGCGTTATGATGACTATTATGGATGGGAATGGATCCCGGGCCACGAATGGGCTCCGGCATGGGTAAGCTGGAGGCATGGTGGCGGTTATTACGGCTGGGCTCCTTTGCAACCTGGTATCAGCATCAGCATATCTTTTGGTAACAGCTATAATGTGCCAGATAATTATTGGGTTTGCGCACCGCAGGCGTATATTAACAGGCCAAACATTTATAACTACTATGCACCGCGCACCCGTGTTGTAAACATTATTCATAACACAACCATTATTAACAATACCTATGTTAATAATAACCGCACCTATGTAACCGGGCCAAGGATTAATGAGATCAGGCAGGTTACCAATAACCGTAATGTAAGGGTTTATAATATCACCAATGTTAACCGCCCGAACGGCGGAGGCAGGGTGGTGAATAACACCGTAAACATTTACCGTCCGGAAATAAGGAAAGCGCCTGATGCAAGACCGGCAAGGGTAGTAAACGCTGCAGCTTATCGTCAGCAAAATCCTAATAACGGTATAGCCAGCAGGCAGGCAGGTAACGCAAACATAAACCGTAACAATGCAGCACGTTTGCGTGAAGTGGCCCGTAATGAAAAACCTGATAATAAAGTGGTACAGGTTAATCGTCCAGGCCCGGCAGCCCGCCCTAACCCTGCAAACGGATCACGACCAAACCAGCCAAATGCAAGGCCCGGCGATAACCAGGCTCAGCGTCAGCAGCAGGCACAGCAACGTTTACAGCAGCAACAATCCCAAAGGCAGCAACAGTTAGATCAAAAACAGAACGATCAAACCCAGCGTCAGCAACAGCAGCAGGCACAACGCCAGCAGCAATTGCAACAACGCCAGCAGGAGCAAAAGGCCAGAGGTGAGCAACAACAGCGTCCGCAAAGTCAAGTTGACCAACAGGCCCAAAGGCAGCAACAGACGCGGCAGCGCCAGCAACAGCAGCAAGCCCAACGAGAGCAGCAGTTGCAGCAGCGTCAACAACAACAGCAGCAGCAACAGGCCCAAAGGCAACAGCAGGAACAGCAACGCCAGCAGCAACAACAGGCTCAGCGTCAGCAGCAGGAACAGCAACGTCAGCAGCAACAACAGGCTCAGCGTCAGCAGCAGGAACAGCAACGTCAGCAGCAACAACAGGCTCAGCGTCAGCAGCAGGAACAACAACGTCAGCAACAACAGCAGGCGCAGCGTCAGCAGCAGGAACAACAACGTCAGCAGCAACAACAGGCGCAGCGTCAGCAGCAGGAACAACAACGTCAGCAGCAACAACAGGCGCAGCAGGCTCAACGTCAGCAACAGCAGCAACAACGTCAGCAACAACAGCAAGCCCAAAGGCAACAGCAAGAGCAGCAACGTCAGGAACAGCAGCGCCAGCAACAGGAAAGGCGACCTGCAAACCGATAA
- a CDS encoding thioredoxin family protein: MKKLLLTICFVILLNITFGFNAKAQAALSKSSTQINFIENSWTEALKQAARQNKYIFVDAYASWCGPCKMLKATTFKNNKVADFYNDNFVNVAIDMEKGQGPALAAEWGLQAYPTMIIFTSKGKPVSGTVGYIRANDLIKFGQQALNK, translated from the coding sequence ATGAAAAAACTCCTGCTTACAATCTGCTTTGTTATCCTGCTTAATATTACTTTCGGTTTTAACGCCAAAGCCCAGGCAGCCCTAAGCAAGTCATCGACCCAAATCAATTTTATTGAAAACTCGTGGACCGAAGCCTTAAAACAGGCAGCCCGCCAAAACAAATATATTTTTGTTGATGCTTATGCCAGTTGGTGCGGCCCCTGCAAAATGCTCAAGGCCACTACATTTAAAAACAATAAAGTAGCCGATTTCTACAACGACAATTTTGTAAACGTAGCCATTGATATGGAAAAAGGACAAGGCCCGGCGCTTGCCGCCGAATGGGGCCTGCAGGCTTATCCTACCATGATCATATTTACCAGCAAAGGCAAACCCGTTTCAGGAACGGTAGGCTATATCAGGGCTAATGATCTCATCAAATTTGGACAGCAGGCATTAAATAAGTAA